A single window of Podarcis raffonei isolate rPodRaf1 chromosome 9, rPodRaf1.pri, whole genome shotgun sequence DNA harbors:
- the LOC128421049 gene encoding synaptotagmin-5-like, which yields MGTFPWFLPGASMPALPGLFQDSSILPAHFGSKAVEAVHLQVFLGVGLSLLCFCLLLGCAICWHRRRTRRPDCGEAQASGRALVDLGPALPSPTTAVPIQQQYAQLAGQLLESLPAAAARAPASPDGSPPTPLLRGRASLPSLVVPPGLSAPPAQRPRGPQRRSTIAAGDSSPLAVRPVAAQAKPRPRLHFAVGYSPPEATLTVNVVGVAHLPGGLGASRSCYVEARLLPGSAEPQRTARRRRSLHPEFHQQLRFPGCARQELLGLTLRLAVYARAFARRKDAFVGEVLFPCAQVAGEQGASPSAHAQELSLTKCHSSQDVSSASWLSQPKSLGQLFLLLQYQALANRIKVLVRKAENLGRVSRMLGTPDHYVLIHLCHDGKVIDTKETKSIAGYNPVWNAPFLFSLPAGDIQEQQLSLEFTVMQARLYTRSCAVGRVLIGPVAPEMGQVHWKEMCSRGNMESARWHAIQSEGFQLCP from the exons ATGGGCACCTTCCCTTGGTTCCTGCCAGGCGCCTCCATGCCAGCACTGCCAGGGCTGTTCCAGGACTCCTCCATCCTCCCAGCTCACTTCGGGAGCAAGGCTGTGGAGGCAG TGCACTTACAGGTATTCCTGGGCGTGGGGCTGAGCCTGCTCTGCTTCTGCCTGCTCCTCGGCTGCGCGATTTGCTGGCACCGGCGGAGGACGCGGCGCCCGGATTGCGGCGAGGCGCAGGCGTCGGGCCGCGCCCTGGTGGATCTGGGCCCCGCTCTGCCCTCTCCGACGACCGCGGTGCCCATCCAGCAACAATATGCCCAGCTGGCGGGGCAGCTTCTGGAGAGCCTGCCTGCTGCAGCTGCTCGTGCGCCGGCCTCGCCCGACGGCAGCCCCCCGACGCCCCTCCTGCGCGGCCGCGCCTCCCTGCCCAGCCTCGTCGTCCCGCCAGGGCTGAGCGCGCCGCCGGCCCAGCGCCCTCGGGGCCCGCAGCGCCGGAGCACCATTGCCGCGGGAGACAGCAGCCCCCTCGCCGTGCGCCCCGTCGCTGCCCAGGCCAAGCCGCGACCTCGCCTGCACTTCGCCGTCGGCTACTCTCCTCCGGAGGCCACGCTCACCGTGAACGTCGTCGGCGTCGCCCACTTGCCCGGGGGCCTCGGCGCCAGCCGCAGCTGCTACGTCGAGGCGCGCCTGCTGCCGGGCTCCGCGGAGCCGCAGCGCACCGCCCGGCGCCGGAGGAGCCTCCACCCCGAGTTCCACCAGCAGCTCCGCTTCCCCGGCTGCGCCCGCCAAGAGCTGCTGGGCCTGACGCTGCGCCTCGCTGTGTACGCCAGGGCTTTCGCCCGTCGGAAGGACGCCTTCGTGGGCGAGGTGCTGTTCCCCTGCGCCCAGGTGGCCGGCGAGCAGGGCGCCTCGCCCTCGGCGCACGCCCAGGAGCTGTCGCTCACGAAG tgccacagttcccaggacGTGAGCTCCGCCTCTTGGCTCTCCCAGCCCAAGTCCCTGGGGCAGCTTTTCCTCCTGCTCCAGTATCAAGCTCTGGCCAATCGCATCAAAGTTCTGGTTCGCAAAGCAGAGAACCTGGGACGTGTCAGCCGGATGCTGGGAACACCAG ACCACTACGTTCTGATCCACCTCTGCCACGACGGAAAGGTCATTGACACAAAGGAGACCAAGTCCATAGCGGGCTACAACCCCGTGTGGAATGCCCCGTTCCTCTTCAGCTTACCTGCCGGAGACATCCAGGAACAGCAGTTGTCCCTGGAGTTCACAGTCATGCAG GCTCGCCTCTACACCCGCAGCTGCGCTGTTGGCCGAGTGCTGATTGGTCCTGTGGCCCCTGAGATGGGGCAGGTCCACTGGAAGGAGATGTGCAGCCGGGGGAACATGGAATCTGCTCGCTGGCATGCCATTCAGTCAGAAGGCTTTCAGCTCTGCCCTTGA